The following DNA comes from Novosphingobium sp. PP1Y.
CCCCTTCGCCTATGCTTCAGCCCTTGAGCTTCCAGCCGGAACGGAGCACGCGATAGACCACGAAGGCCAGTACGGCATTGACAATGCCGATGCCGATGGCGCTGTGCAGAACGGCCATGTTGGTATCGCCGATATCGCTTTGGCCCAGGAAGCCGAAACGGAAGCCCGAGATGACGTAGAAGAAGGGATTGACGCGGCTCACCGCCTGGAAAGCCGGCGCAAGGTTATCGATCACGTAGAACGTGCCCGACAGCAGGGAGAGCGGGGCGATGACGAAGTTGGTCACCGCCGCGTTGTGATCGAACTTTTCCGCCCAGATCGAGGATATGAAGCCGAGCAGGGCAAGGAAGACCGACCCCATCAGGCCGAACCAGACGACCGCCCAGGGGTGGGCTACCGACAAGTCGACGCCGGGCCACAGCAGCATCGCCGCGCAAAGGGCCAAGCCGACGAGGACGGCGCGGGTCACGGCGGCGGCGACCATCGCCAGCATCAGTTCGCCTTCGCTGAGCGGCGGCATCAGGAAATCGATGATCGTGCCCTGGATCTTGCCCGAGAGGAACGAGAAGCTCGCATTGGCGAAGGCGTTCTGCATCATGCCCATGACGATCAGGCCCGGCGCCACGAAAGTCGCGAAGTTCACGCCGAGGATTTCGCGCCCGCCGCGACCCAGCGCGACAGTGAAAATCACGAGGAAGAGAAGGGTGGTGATCGCCGGTGCCCAGATGGTCTGGGTCTGCACCTTGAAGAAGCGGCGCACCTCCTTCATATAAAGGGTCTTGAGCCCCACCCAGTTCACCTGGTGGATCACAGGCTCGCCCTTCGTCGGAAACTGGCGTGGCTGCGGGATACCGGCAGGAGTCAGCATCTCGGTCGAATTCGTTTGATCGGCCATGAAGCGGCGACTATCGGCTGCGGTCTTCCGAGGCAAGCGGCATGGAACTTTTTCGGGCGATTCTTCGGAGTCGCCCAGCGCGAAAGATGGATTAGGAATGAGCTGGACGGACGAGCGGATCGAGAAGCTGACCAAGATGTGGGAAGGCGGCGCCACTGCCAGCCAGATCGCGGACGAGCTTGGAGGCGTCAGCCGCAATGCGGTTATCGGCAAGGCGCATCGCCTCGGTCTCAAGGCCCGGCCCTCGCCGGTCAAGGCGAACGAGAAGCCGGCTCGTCCGGCGGCTCCCAAGAAGGCGAAGCCCGCCTCCGAAGCGCCAGCTGCGCCAGCCCCCAAGGCCGAGGCGCCGGTGGCCAGGCCTGTGCCGCAGGCTCCGGCCGCGCCGGCTCCGCGCGCCGCTGCGCCTTCTGCGCCGGCAGCCCCTGCTGCGGACAAGCCCGCCTCGGAGCAGCCGCGCATCGTCTCGGTCGGTCCCGGTGGCTTCCTGCGTCAGGGGCCCGGCGATCAGCAGCAGCCGATCCCGCCCGCTCCGCCGCGCCGCCTGGTTCCGGCCAAGCCGAGCCCGGAAATCGCCGACAAGACGAGCCTGCTCGACCTCAACGACCGCATCTGCCGCTGGCCGATGGGGCACCCGGGCGAGCCGGACTTCCACTTCTGCGGCGACAAGGTGAACCCCGGCTTCCCCTATTGCGTCCAGCACTGCGGCCGCGCCTATCAGGCCCAGCTGCCGCGCGGCGCGCGCCGTCCACCTCCGCCGCTGCCTTTCGGCGGACCGCGGGTGCGCTGATCCGATGAAGGCGAAGGTGCGACCGGGCAGGGTTCTTGCCGCCATGGCCGCACCTTTCGCGCTGGCCGCGCTCGCTTTGCCGGCCGGTGCCCGGCAGGCCGAGGCGCCCGGCGATGTGCCCGCGCCGCCTGCCGTGGCTCAAGCTCCCGCGGCTCCTGAAAGGGTCGAGCATGTCTATGTCGAGCTGAAGACGCCCGCCGGCGCGATCACGCTCGATCTCGACAAGACGCATGCGCCGCTGACCACCGCGAACTTCCTCAAGTACGTCGATTCCGGACGCCTGGATGGCGCGGTGTTCTACCGGGCCATGCACCTGGATTACAGCGACGAACCGGCCGGGTTGCTGCAGGGCGGGGTGCGCGACGGCGCCAAGCTTTTCCCGCCCGTGGCCCATGAGCCGACCAACAGGACGGGCATCCTGCACAAGGCGGGGGCCGTTTCGATGGCGCGCTTCGCGCCGGGCACTGCCACGGCCGATTTCATGATTCTCATTTCCGACATGCCCGCGCTCGACGCGCAGGCGGGCAACGAAGGCGAAGATCCCGGCGCCGGTTTCGCCGCCTTCGGTCATGTCGTCTCCGGCATGAATGTCGTGCGCAAGATCTGGGACATGCCGCGCTCGGCCACGAAGGGTGAAGGCGTGATGAAGGGCGACATCCTCGAGGACGAGGTGAAGATCATCGGCGCTCGCCGGGTCGCCGCTCCGCCGCCCGCTTCCACCGTACCTGCGCCGGAGCCATCGGCACTGGCACCTGCCACCATCGCGGGCGAGGAAGAAGCGGCGGACGGCGCCGACTGATCGTTACCCATAGTTTACTTGCCCGCCCGGTGATTCGACTTTGGGCGGTCAACTAAAGACCCGCGTGCTTGTCCGCCGGCGGGCGGTGCGGCGATTGCGCAAAATGCACGGAACGTGCTTTTTGGCCGATTTCAATGCTTGCCAGAAAGTTTTTATCCAGATCCCGACTATTACTACTTAAATTAACCACGGTTTTGTCGTTAACCGAGCGCATGACGGCAAACGACGACAGTCAGGCCCGGGGGGGCTTCATGCGCTGGTTCGGGCTGGGCAAGGCCCGAGGCGCGGACGGCGAGGCGCACGAGCAGGCTGCGCCTGCAGCCGAAGCCGCGCCGCAGTTGGTGGACCCGCGCGAGCGCATGCGGGAAAAGACGCTGGCGGAGATCTCCAGTTTCCTGCTGACGCATCGCCTGCCGGTGTCGGTAGCGACGCTGGAGATCGCGCACGACATCGTAACCGGGGCGAATCCCATGGTCGGGCGGCTCGTGGCCGACCGCATCAGCAGCCGGGAGCCGATCACACTGGCCTGGCTCGAGGATGTCGTGATTGCTCAGAGCCGCGACAATTCGGGCGAGCAGCTCCACCATCTGGTGATGCGCCTCGAATCGTCGATTGCGGAATTTGCCGCCACCACCACTGCCGCGCGAACGGCGACAAACGACTACAATTCGGCGCTTGAGGCCCATGTTGGCGACCTTGGGGCCGTGGGCAATGCGAACGAGGTGATCGTGCAGCTGGCCTCGCTGGCGCGCGACATGATCTCGCGCACCCGCGATATCGAGCGCGAGTTGAGCCGTTCGGAACGCGAAACCCGCGCTCTTCAGAAGAACCTGGCGGACGCGCGGCGCGAGGCGGAGATGGATCACCTGACAGGCCTGCCCAACCGCCGCGCCTTCGAGGCCGTGCTCAAGCAGGAATTCGGGGACTCGCGCGAGGTGGGAGACGCCTTGGCCGTCGCCTTCTGCGACATCGACAATTTCAAGCGCATCAACGACGTCCACGGCCACGAGGCGGGCGATCGTATCTTGCGTACGGTGGCGCAGTCGCTCGCGAAGATCTCGAACGACAGGTGCCACGTGGCGCGCCACGGCGGTGAGGAGTTCGTTGTCCTGCTGCGCGGCAAAACCGCTCAGGAAGCCATGGATATCCTCGACAATGCGCGTGAGAAGCTTGCGACCCGCAAGTTCGTCAACCGCGCGACGGATCTTCCGTTCGGGCGCATCAGCTTTTCTGCGGGCGTGGCCGATGCCCATGCCTACGAGACGTCCGGCGAGGCGCTGAGGGCGGCGGACGAAGCCCTGTTCCGGGCCAAGAGTGCAGGGCGCAACTGCGTCCAGGTGGCCAGTCCCGCCGATGGTGCAGGTGAGGCGTCGCAGCATGGCGACGAGGCTGGCGAGCACGAGTACAGCTAGTCCGGCGGGCCGTTCGCGCTAATCGGACCGCGCAGTCCTGATTGCACTCGCGCGGACGGATATGCGCTGTGCCTGCCGGGCCGGTTGTGCTGACCGGCGGCTTCCTCTACCCCGAGCCCGAACATTTTCAGGGAGATAGAGAGCCGTGTCCGTTTCCCTCGATGACGCCTATGTGAAAACATGTCTGCAGATCCTGCGGGCGTTGGCCGGGCAGCTCGAAAAGGCCGAAGACCATTGCAAGGCAGTCGGCGTCTCGCCCGAGACGCTGACCGAGGCGCGGCTTGCGCCCGACATGTGGCCGTTCGCCAAGCAGGTCTTGGAGGCCGGGCATCATTCGGCCCGCGCGATCGAAGGCGTTCGCGCAGGCGTGTTCGGTCCCGAGCTCGATCCGGTGCCGAGCGAATTCCCGACATTGCGCGAACAGGTCGCCCAGTCGATCGCGACACTCGAGGGCGTTGCGCCGGGCGAACTCGACGCCATCGCCGATCGCGACATGCGCTTCGAGTTCAAGAGCTACCGCATGGACTTCACTGTCGCGAACTTCCTGCTCAGCTTCTCGCTGCCCAACTTCTTCTTCCATGCCACGACCGCCTATGACCTTCTGCGCAGCCAGGGCGTTGCCCTCGGCAAGGGGGATTTCCTCGGACAGACCCGCAGGAAAGCCTGAGCCGGCGCCCCGTTCGCCTTGACCCGAAGGGGGATCTCGCCTAAGGGCGCGCATCCTTTGCGGCTTCAGGTCGCAGGGGAAGATTTAGAGCTGAACATTGTCGCTCGCGTGTTTTCGGTGCTTTTCCGGCGGTTTTGCCTCCGGATCGGTCCCATGACAGCTGGTCTTGTCCCGATTCGGGCAAGGGCGCTTTCGGAAACCCGGTGGCAAAGTAATCCGGCGGTTCGTGCCGGGTGGAGTGTTTTTCGGCTCACGATTGCGGCCAGGGTCCTGGTTCGTCGGCGTCGCCATCAGGCTGATGCGGTAACGGCGGTCAGAACCGGTCCTTCGTGACTTCCGATCATGCTTCGTCTTTCGAACCCGCCGGGCCTGATGACCCGGGGTGCGACGGGTCCGTCCCGTGGCTTGCGTTCTGCGCCCACGGTACGGGCCGGATCCATCGCACTCCCATTTTGAAAGAAGAGTATAGATGCCCACGATCAACCAGCTGGTCCGCAAGGGCCGCGAACCGCAGAAGGCCAAGTCGAAGGTCCCTGCGATGGAGCAGAACCCGCAGAAGCGTGGCGTCTGCACCCGCGTCTACACCACGACCCCGAAGAAGCCGAACTCGGCACTTCGCAAGGTCGCCAAGGTGCGCCTGACCAACAGCCGCGAAGTCATCTCGTACATCCCGGGTGAAGGCCACAACCTGCAGGAGCACTCGGTCGTGCTCATCCGCGGCGGCCGCGTTCGCGACCTTCCCGGCGTTCGCTACCACATCCTGCGCGGCGTGCTCGACACGCAGGGCGTCAAGGACCGCAAGCAGTCGCGCTCGAAGTACGGCGCCAAGCGTCCGAAGTGATCCGGCAGCGGCGCTTTACCGCGCCGCGCGATGAAGATTGACCGGCCGGGAAGGCGAAAGCGCCCGGTCGCAAGAACAAGGAATTCTAAACGATGTCACGTCGTCGTCGTCCCGAGAAGCGGGAAATCCTGCCTGATCCGAAGTTCGGTGATCAGGTCCTGTCGAAGTTCATGAACAACCTCATGCTCGACGGCAAGAAGTCGGTCGCCGAAAGCATCGTCTACGGTGCGCTCGACACCATGGAATCGCGCGCCAAGGCCGATCCGGTCCAGCTGTTCCACGATGCGCTGAACAACGTGAAGCCGCAGATCGAAGTGCGCAGCCGCCGCGTCGGTGGTGCGACCTACCAGGTTCCGGTCGAGGTTCGCCCCGAGCGTGCCCAGGCCCTGGCCATCCGCTGGCTGATCTCGGCGGCGCGCAATCGTCCCGAGACCACCATGGCCGCCCGCCTTTCGGGCGAGCTGATGGACGCTGCCAACAACCGCGGCAATGCCGTGAAGAAGCGCGAAGACACGCACCGCATGGCGGACGCAAACCGCGCCTTCTCGCACTACCGCTGGTAATCGGCGTCGTGACGCTCGGGACGTGAAGTCATCCGGGCGTCACACTTTCAATTCAGGGGGCGGGGGCCTATCTCGCGATCGGCCCCACCTTCAAGAAACTCCTGCTGAAGGAACTTCACCATGGCACGTAGCCATTCGCTCAATATGTACCGTAACATCGGTATCATGGCGCACATCGACGCCGGCAAGACCACCACGACCGAGCGTATCCTCTATTACACCGGCAAGTCCTACAAGATCGGCGAAGTGCACGACGGCGCTGCGACCATGGACTGGATGGAGCAGGAGCAGGAACGCGGCATCACCATCACCTCGGCAGCGACCACCTGCTTCTGGGGCGACTACCGCATCAACATCATCGACACCCCCGGACACGTCGACTTCACCATCGAAGTCGAGCGTTCGCTGCGCGTGCTCGACGGCGCGGTTGCGTGCTTCGACGGCGTTGCCGGCGTTGAGCCGCAGTCGGAAACCGTGTGGCGTCAGGCTGACAAGTACGGCGTTCCGCGCATGTGCTTCATCAACAAGCTCGACCGCACCGGGGCCGACTTCAAGTACTGCGTCCAGTCGATCATCGACCGCCTCGGCGCCACCCCTGCAGTGCTTTACCTGCCGATCGGTCTCGAGTCCGATCTCAAGGGTCTCGTCGACCTGGTCCACAACCGCGCGATCATCTGGAAGGACGAATCGCTCGGCGCCGAGTTCTTCTATGAAGAGATTCCGGCCGACATGGCGGACGAAGCCGAGCTGTACCGCAGCCAGCTTATCGAACTCGCCGTCGAGCAGGACGACGATGTCATGGAAGCGTACCTCGAAGGCAACGAGCCCGACGTCGACACGCTGAAGCGCCTGATCCGCAAGGGTACGCTCGGCCACGCGTTCGTTCCGGTCGTTTGCGGTTCGGCGTTCAAGAACAAGGGCGTTCAGCCGCTGCTCGACGCCGTCGTCGACTACCTGCCTTCGCCGCTCGACATCGAAGACGTCCAGGGCGTCAAGGTCGACAGCGACGAGCCCGACAGCCGTCCGCCGTCGGACGACGCGCCGTTCTCGGCGCTGGCCTTCAAGGTCATGAACGACCCGTTCGTCGGCTCGCTCACTTTCTGCCGCATCTACTCGGGCACGCTCTCGAAGGGTTCGTACCTGAACTCGGTGAAGCAGAAGAAGGAAAAGGTCGGCCGTATCCTCGAGATGCATGCCAACGAGCGCAAGGACATCGAAGAAGCCTACGCAGGCGACATCGTTGCGCTGGCCGGCATGAAGGAAACGACCACCGGCGATACGCTCTGCTCGGAGAAGGCGCCGATCGTTCTCGAGCGCATGGAATTCCCCGAGCCGGTCATCGAGCTGTCGGTGGAACCCAAGACCAAGGCCGACCAGGAGAAGATGGGCGTTGCGCTCAACCGTCTCTCGGCCGAGGATCCCAGCTTCCGCGTCTCGACCGATCACGAATCGGGCCAGACCATCATCAAGGGCATGGGCGAACTTCACCTCGACATCATCGTCGACCGCATGCGTCGCGAGTTCAAGGTCGAAGCCAACGTCGGTGCGCCGCAGGTGGCCTATCGCGAATATCTCGCGAAGCCGGTCGACGTGGACTACACCCACAAGAAGCAGTCGGGCGGTACCGGCCAGTTCGGTCGCGTGAAGGTCAAGGTCACGCCGGGCGAGCGCGGTTCGGGCATCACCTTCAAGGACGAAGTCAAGGGCGGTAACATTCCGAAGGAATACATCCCGGCCATCGAGAAGGGCATGCGCGAAACGGCCGAGACCGGCTCGCTCGTCGGCTTCCCGATCATCGACTTCGACATCGTGCTTTATGACGGTGCCTACCACGACGTCGACTCGTCGGCCCTGGCCTTCGAAATCGCCGGTCGCGGATGTATGCGCGAAGTCGCCCAGAAGGCCGGCATCAAGCTGCTCGAACCGATCATGAAGGTCGAGGTCGTCACCCCCGAGGAATACCTCGGTGACGTCATCGGCGACATGAACAGCCGTCGTGGCCAGATCCAGGGCACCGACAGCCGCGGCAACGCCCAGGTTGTCGAGGCCAACGTGCCGCTGGCAAACATGTTCGGCTACGTGAACCAGCTCCGCTCGTTCACCCAGGGCCGCGCGAACTACTCCATGTTCTTCTCTCACTACGACGAGGTCCCGGCCAACGTCGCGGCCGAGGTGAAGGAGAAGCTTGCCTAAGGGCAGGAATGGTTCTAGGGGCGGCGCCTGATTCAGCGGGCGTCGCCTATCTATCCCGCAGATTCAATTTCAAACGAGAAGAAGGTTTGTAAGATGGCGAAGGCAAAATTTGAGCGGAACAAGCCGCACTGCAACATTGGCACCATCGGCCACGTCGACCACGGCAAGACCACGCTGACTGCCGCGATCACCAAGGTTCTTTCGGAAACTTTCGGCGGTGAAGCAGTCGACTTCGCCAACATCGACAAGGCTCCCGAAGAGCGCGAGCGCGGCATCACCATCTCGACCGCACACGTCGAGTACGAGACCGACCAGCGTCACT
Coding sequences within:
- a CDS encoding DUF1993 family protein, yielding MSVSLDDAYVKTCLQILRALAGQLEKAEDHCKAVGVSPETLTEARLAPDMWPFAKQVLEAGHHSARAIEGVRAGVFGPELDPVPSEFPTLREQVAQSIATLEGVAPGELDAIADRDMRFEFKSYRMDFTVANFLLSFSLPNFFFHATTAYDLLRSQGVALGKGDFLGQTRRKA
- a CDS encoding peptidylprolyl isomerase — protein: MAAPFALAALALPAGARQAEAPGDVPAPPAVAQAPAAPERVEHVYVELKTPAGAITLDLDKTHAPLTTANFLKYVDSGRLDGAVFYRAMHLDYSDEPAGLLQGGVRDGAKLFPPVAHEPTNRTGILHKAGAVSMARFAPGTATADFMILISDMPALDAQAGNEGEDPGAGFAAFGHVVSGMNVVRKIWDMPRSATKGEGVMKGDILEDEVKIIGARRVAAPPPASTVPAPEPSALAPATIAGEEEAADGAD
- a CDS encoding GcrA family cell cycle regulator yields the protein MSWTDERIEKLTKMWEGGATASQIADELGGVSRNAVIGKAHRLGLKARPSPVKANEKPARPAAPKKAKPASEAPAAPAPKAEAPVARPVPQAPAAPAPRAAAPSAPAAPAADKPASEQPRIVSVGPGGFLRQGPGDQQQPIPPAPPRRLVPAKPSPEIADKTSLLDLNDRICRWPMGHPGEPDFHFCGDKVNPGFPYCVQHCGRAYQAQLPRGARRPPPPLPFGGPRVR
- the rpsL gene encoding 30S ribosomal protein S12 — translated: MPTINQLVRKGREPQKAKSKVPAMEQNPQKRGVCTRVYTTTPKKPNSALRKVAKVRLTNSREVISYIPGEGHNLQEHSVVLIRGGRVRDLPGVRYHILRGVLDTQGVKDRKQSRSKYGAKRPK
- the fusA gene encoding elongation factor G translates to MARSHSLNMYRNIGIMAHIDAGKTTTTERILYYTGKSYKIGEVHDGAATMDWMEQEQERGITITSAATTCFWGDYRINIIDTPGHVDFTIEVERSLRVLDGAVACFDGVAGVEPQSETVWRQADKYGVPRMCFINKLDRTGADFKYCVQSIIDRLGATPAVLYLPIGLESDLKGLVDLVHNRAIIWKDESLGAEFFYEEIPADMADEAELYRSQLIELAVEQDDDVMEAYLEGNEPDVDTLKRLIRKGTLGHAFVPVVCGSAFKNKGVQPLLDAVVDYLPSPLDIEDVQGVKVDSDEPDSRPPSDDAPFSALAFKVMNDPFVGSLTFCRIYSGTLSKGSYLNSVKQKKEKVGRILEMHANERKDIEEAYAGDIVALAGMKETTTGDTLCSEKAPIVLERMEFPEPVIELSVEPKTKADQEKMGVALNRLSAEDPSFRVSTDHESGQTIIKGMGELHLDIIVDRMRREFKVEANVGAPQVAYREYLAKPVDVDYTHKKQSGGTGQFGRVKVKVTPGERGSGITFKDEVKGGNIPKEYIPAIEKGMRETAETGSLVGFPIIDFDIVLYDGAYHDVDSSALAFEIAGRGCMREVAQKAGIKLLEPIMKVEVVTPEEYLGDVIGDMNSRRGQIQGTDSRGNAQVVEANVPLANMFGYVNQLRSFTQGRANYSMFFSHYDEVPANVAAEVKEKLA
- a CDS encoding GGDEF domain-containing protein is translated as MTANDDSQARGGFMRWFGLGKARGADGEAHEQAAPAAEAAPQLVDPRERMREKTLAEISSFLLTHRLPVSVATLEIAHDIVTGANPMVGRLVADRISSREPITLAWLEDVVIAQSRDNSGEQLHHLVMRLESSIAEFAATTTAARTATNDYNSALEAHVGDLGAVGNANEVIVQLASLARDMISRTRDIERELSRSERETRALQKNLADARREAEMDHLTGLPNRRAFEAVLKQEFGDSREVGDALAVAFCDIDNFKRINDVHGHEAGDRILRTVAQSLAKISNDRCHVARHGGEEFVVLLRGKTAQEAMDILDNAREKLATRKFVNRATDLPFGRISFSAGVADAHAYETSGEALRAADEALFRAKSAGRNCVQVASPADGAGEASQHGDEAGEHEYS
- the rpsG gene encoding 30S ribosomal protein S7 — encoded protein: MSRRRRPEKREILPDPKFGDQVLSKFMNNLMLDGKKSVAESIVYGALDTMESRAKADPVQLFHDALNNVKPQIEVRSRRVGGATYQVPVEVRPERAQALAIRWLISAARNRPETTMAARLSGELMDAANNRGNAVKKREDTHRMADANRAFSHYRW
- a CDS encoding ABC transporter permease, with the translated sequence MADQTNSTEMLTPAGIPQPRQFPTKGEPVIHQVNWVGLKTLYMKEVRRFFKVQTQTIWAPAITTLLFLVIFTVALGRGGREILGVNFATFVAPGLIVMGMMQNAFANASFSFLSGKIQGTIIDFLMPPLSEGELMLAMVAAAVTRAVLVGLALCAAMLLWPGVDLSVAHPWAVVWFGLMGSVFLALLGFISSIWAEKFDHNAAVTNFVIAPLSLLSGTFYVIDNLAPAFQAVSRVNPFFYVISGFRFGFLGQSDIGDTNMAVLHSAIGIGIVNAVLAFVVYRVLRSGWKLKG